A genome region from Candidatus Oleimmundimicrobium sp. includes the following:
- a CDS encoding FAD-binding protein, which yields MGVLLLAEVTDGQLNRDATAKAVTAAKIVGDVTVLCAGARASDAAAAAATIAGVSKVLCAEDASLGHRLAEPTAALIASLAGDYSHIFAPATTDAKNILPRVAALLDVMVISDVSGVIDAETFERPIYAGNAIQTVKSSDKVKVVSVRTSTFDVAGEGGSAPIETIAVPANPGLSEWVEDKVAASDRPELTSAKIVVSGGRGLGSEENFAMIEGLADKLGAAVGASRAAVDSGYAPNDWQVGQTGKVVAPQLYVAVGISGAIQHLAGMKDSKVIVAINKDEEAPIFQVADYGLVADLFQAVPELTEKL from the coding sequence ATGGGCGTTCTTCTTCTTGCCGAAGTGACCGACGGTCAACTCAACCGCGATGCGACCGCCAAGGCGGTGACGGCGGCGAAGATCGTGGGCGATGTGACGGTGCTCTGCGCCGGGGCGCGCGCGTCTGACGCGGCCGCGGCCGCGGCCACCATCGCCGGTGTGTCGAAAGTGCTCTGCGCCGAGGATGCAAGCCTTGGCCATCGACTGGCCGAGCCGACGGCGGCGCTGATTGCGTCGCTGGCGGGTGATTACAGCCATATCTTCGCGCCCGCCACAACGGATGCCAAGAACATCCTGCCGCGCGTTGCGGCGCTTCTGGATGTGATGGTGATTTCGGATGTCTCGGGCGTGATTGACGCCGAGACCTTCGAGCGCCCGATCTATGCCGGCAATGCCATCCAGACGGTGAAATCGTCGGACAAGGTCAAGGTGGTGAGCGTGCGCACCTCGACATTCGATGTCGCGGGCGAGGGCGGCTCGGCGCCGATTGAAACCATCGCGGTGCCGGCCAATCCGGGCCTGTCGGAATGGGTGGAAGACAAGGTTGCGGCCTCGGACCGGCCGGAACTGACTTCGGCCAAGATCGTGGTGTCGGGCGGGCGCGGGCTTGGCTCGGAAGAGAACTTCGCGATGATCGAAGGGCTGGCCGACAAGCTGGGCGCGGCGGTGGGCGCCTCGCGCGCGGCGGTCGATTCGGGCTATGCGCCCAACGACTGGCAGGTGGGCCAGACCGGCAAGGTGGTGGCGCCGCAGCTTTACGTGGCGGTGGGGATTTCCGGCGCGATCCAGCATCTGGCGGGGATGAAGGATTCCAAGGTCATCGTCGCCATCAACAAGGACGAGGAAGCGCCGATCTTCCAGGTGGCCGATTACGGGCTGGTGGCCGACCTGTTCCAGGCCGTGCCGGAACTGACCGAGAAGCTGTAA